Within Sinorhizobium sp. RAC02, the genomic segment CGATCGGCTGGCTGGTCGATGGTGCGGCGATCATGAACCAGGTGCCGTTGCAGCGCTGTTCCTACGGCCCCTATGCGCGGGCCATGGTGCGCATCTGCAAGGAAGAGAGTTTTCACCAGCGCCAGGGTTACGATGCCCTGATGCGCATGGTGAAGGGCACGCCGGCGCAGAAAGCCATGGTGCAGGATGCGTTGAACCGCTGGTGGTGGCCGTCGCTCATGATGTTCGGCCCCTCGGACGATGCCTCCGTGCACTCGGCCCAATCGATGGCCTGGAAGATCAAGCAGAATTCCAACGACGAGCTGCGCCAGAAATTCGTCGACCAGACGGTGCCGCAGGCCAAATATCTCGGCCTCACCGTGCCGGACCCGGACCTCAAGTGGAACGAGGAGAAGGGCGGCCACGATTTCGGCGAGCCGGACTGGGAAGAATTCTTCAACGTGATCGCCGGCAATGGCCCCTGCAATGCGGAACGTCTCGACGCCCGCAAGAAGGCCTGGAATGACGGCGCCTGGTTCCGCGACGGCCTGACGGCGCATGCCGAAAAGGCCGCCGACCGCCGCGCCGCCGCAAAAATCGCCGCCGAGTAAGGGAGAGAGCACGATGTCCAGCGAATGGCCGCTTTGGGAAGTTTTCATCCGGGGCCAGCACGGCCTCAACCATCGCCACGTCGGCAGCCTGCACGCGCCAGATGCCGAAATGGCGATCAACAATGCCCGCGACGTCTATACGCGCCGGAACGAGGGCGTCAGCATCTGGGTGGTGCGGTCTTCCGAGATCACCGCCAGTGCCCCCTCGGAAAAGGGCCCGCTGTTCGACCCGTCGAATTCCAAGGTCTACCGTCACCCGACCTTCTTCGACATTCCGGATGAAGTGGGGCACATGTGATGGCGACCGCAGCACTTGAACCGGCGGTCGATCAGGCCGCGTTTCTCGAATTCCTTTTGCGCATCGGCGATAATGCGCTGATCCTCGGTCACCGCGTCTCCGAATGGTGCGGCCATTCTCCGGCTCTGGAGGAGGATATCGCGCTCGCCAATACCGCGCTCGACCTGATAGGCCAGACGCAGCTCTGGCTCGGCCTTGCCGGCGAGGTGGAGGGCAAGGGCCGCTCGGCGGACGATCTTGCCTATCTGCGCGACGGCTACGACTTCCGCAATATCCTGCTGGTCGAGCGCCCAAACGGCGATTTCGGCAAGACGCTGATGCGGCAGTTTCTGTTCGATGCCTGGCACTACCTGCTCTTGAAGGCGCTGAAAGGCTCGACGGAGACGCGTATCGCGGAGATCGCGGAAAAGGCCTTCAAGGAGGTCTCCTACCATCTCGACCGCAGCCGCGACCTCGTCATCCGCCTCGGCGACGGCACGGCGGAAAGCCATCGCCGCATGCAGGAGGCGCTGGACGATCTCTGGCCCTATACCGGCGAGATGTTCGCCGCCGACGCGGTGGACGCGGCACTCGTGGAAGCCGGGATCATTCCGGAACCGCAGAGCCTCAAGGCCGGCTGGGACGAGATTGTAGCCGAGGCGCTGGCCGAAGGCACGCTGAAGAAACCCGCCGACGGCTACATGCACAAGGGCGGCCGGCGCGGCGTGCACACCGAGCATCTCGGCTTCATCCTGTCCGAAATGCAGTTCCTCCAGCGCGCCTATCCGGGCGCTACCTGGTAGGAGGCGGTCATGGACCCGGCGCTCCGTCCCTCGCTCGATGAGGTCTGGCACTGGCTGGCTGAAGTGCCGGATCCGGAAATTCCGGTGATCTCGCTCACCGACCTCGGCATCATCCGGAATGTCGCGTGGCGCGACGATACGCTGGTGGTGACGGTGACGCCGACCTATTCCGGCTGTCCTGCCACCACGATCATCAATCTCGATATCGAGACGGCGCTCGCGGAAAAGGGGCTTTCCAAGGTGAAGCTGGAACGCCAGCTCTCGCCCGCCTGGACGACGGACTGGATCAGCGCCGAGGGCCGCGAAAAACTGCGCGACTACGGCATCGCCCCGCCGATCGACGGCACGGCAGCCGATGGCGTGCTGATGAAACGCGTCGACCGGCTTTCGGGCCGCTCGAACCTGACGATCGCCTGTCCGCGCTGCGGATCGACGAACACCGAGAAGATCAGCCAGTTCGGCTCGACGCCCTGCAAGGCGAGTTACCGCTGTACCGACTGCCTGGAACCGTTCGACTACTTCAAGTGCATCTGACCACCAGAGCTTTTTGTTTTTACGCAATTCCGAACGCAAAACGCTCAAGCACTTTTGCTGGAATTGCTCTATGGAAAGGGCCTACGCATGGCACGTTTTCATTCCCTGACCGTTACCGACGTTCACCGCGAGACGCGCGATGCGGTCGTGGTCACGCTTCGGCCGTCCGACGAGGACCGGGCCGTCTTCGATTTCACGCAAGGCCAGTACCTGACCTTCCGCCGCAAGTTCGAGGATGAGGAACTGCGCCGCTCCTATTCGATCTGCGCCGGCAAGGATGAGGGTGTCTTGAAGGTTGGCATCAAGCGCGTCGATGGCGGCTGTTTTTCCACCTGGGTCAACGAGAACCTGAAGGCCGGCGACACGCTGGAAGCCATGCCGCCGATGGGTGCCTTCTTCACGGCGCTGGAGCCTGAAACGGCCAAACACTATCTCGGCTTTGCCGGCGGCAGCGGCATCACGCCTGTTCTTTCGATCATCAAGACGGTACTTTCCCGCGAGCCGCGCGCCCGCTTCACGCTGGTCTATGCCAACCGGCAGATCAGCTCGATCATGTTCCGCGAGGAGCTGGAGGACCTGAAGAACGTCTATCTCGGCCGCCTCTCCGTGCTGCATGTGCTGGAGAGCGAGGCGCAGGATATCGATCTTTTCACCGGCCGTATCGATGGCGCGAAATGCGCGGCGCTGTTCAAGAACTGGATCGACCCGAAGTCGGTGACGACGGCTTTCATCTGCGGCCCGGAGCCGATGATGCTGGCGATTGCTGCCGCGCTTCGCGAGCATGGATTGCGCGACGATCAGATCAAGTTCGAACTCTTTGCCTCCTCGCAGCCTGGCCGAGCGCGGCGCAAGGTGGAGCAGGTCAACGGTGCCGATCACGCTGCCGCCTGCGAGGCGACCGTCACGCTCGATGGCGCGACCCGCACCTTCAAATTCCCCAAGCACGGCCAGAGCCTGCTCGATGCTGCGCTCGAAAATGCCATGGACGCGCCCTATGCCTGCAAGGCCGGTGTCTGTTCCACCTGCCGCGCCAAGGTTCTGGAAGGTGAGGTCGAGATGGAGACCAACCACGCGCTGGAAGATTACGAGGTGCGCCAGGGTTATGTGCTGACCTGCCAGTGCTATCCGCTCACCGACCGCATCGTCGTCAGCTACGACCAGTAAGGGGAACTTGCCATGTCCGATACGATGCCGATCGAGGATTATCTGGCGCAAGGCGGCGTGCTGTCGTCGCCGGCCAATGTGCCGCCGCGCTATCGGGGCGAACTGCTGCGCCTGATGGCGAGTTTCGTCGACAGCGAGCTTGCCGGTTCCGCCGGCTTTG encodes:
- the paaA gene encoding 1,2-phenylacetyl-CoA epoxidase subunit PaaA; its protein translation is MYAQMVKTDAARVRSLDEMEPHERAFQERVDAGQKIEPKEWMPEGYRKTLVRQISQHAHSEIVGQLPEGNWISRAPTLERKAILLAKVQDEAGHGLYLYCAAETLGISRDQMYEQLHSGKAKYSSIFNYPTLTWADIGAIGWLVDGAAIMNQVPLQRCSYGPYARAMVRICKEESFHQRQGYDALMRMVKGTPAQKAMVQDALNRWWWPSLMMFGPSDDASVHSAQSMAWKIKQNSNDELRQKFVDQTVPQAKYLGLTVPDPDLKWNEEKGGHDFGEPDWEEFFNVIAGNGPCNAERLDARKKAWNDGAWFRDGLTAHAEKAADRRAAAKIAAE
- the paaC gene encoding 1,2-phenylacetyl-CoA epoxidase subunit PaaC, producing the protein MMATAALEPAVDQAAFLEFLLRIGDNALILGHRVSEWCGHSPALEEDIALANTALDLIGQTQLWLGLAGEVEGKGRSADDLAYLRDGYDFRNILLVERPNGDFGKTLMRQFLFDAWHYLLLKALKGSTETRIAEIAEKAFKEVSYHLDRSRDLVIRLGDGTAESHRRMQEALDDLWPYTGEMFAADAVDAALVEAGIIPEPQSLKAGWDEIVAEALAEGTLKKPADGYMHKGGRRGVHTEHLGFILSEMQFLQRAYPGATW
- the paaE gene encoding 1,2-phenylacetyl-CoA epoxidase subunit PaaE; this translates as MARFHSLTVTDVHRETRDAVVVTLRPSDEDRAVFDFTQGQYLTFRRKFEDEELRRSYSICAGKDEGVLKVGIKRVDGGCFSTWVNENLKAGDTLEAMPPMGAFFTALEPETAKHYLGFAGGSGITPVLSIIKTVLSREPRARFTLVYANRQISSIMFREELEDLKNVYLGRLSVLHVLESEAQDIDLFTGRIDGAKCAALFKNWIDPKSVTTAFICGPEPMMLAIAAALREHGLRDDQIKFELFASSQPGRARRKVEQVNGADHAAACEATVTLDGATRTFKFPKHGQSLLDAALENAMDAPYACKAGVCSTCRAKVLEGEVEMETNHALEDYEVRQGYVLTCQCYPLTDRIVVSYDQ
- the paaB gene encoding 1,2-phenylacetyl-CoA epoxidase subunit PaaB, with the protein product MSSEWPLWEVFIRGQHGLNHRHVGSLHAPDAEMAINNARDVYTRRNEGVSIWVVRSSEITASAPSEKGPLFDPSNSKVYRHPTFFDIPDEVGHM
- the paaD gene encoding 1,2-phenylacetyl-CoA epoxidase subunit PaaD, which translates into the protein MDPALRPSLDEVWHWLAEVPDPEIPVISLTDLGIIRNVAWRDDTLVVTVTPTYSGCPATTIINLDIETALAEKGLSKVKLERQLSPAWTTDWISAEGREKLRDYGIAPPIDGTAADGVLMKRVDRLSGRSNLTIACPRCGSTNTEKISQFGSTPCKASYRCTDCLEPFDYFKCI